From the Paenibacillus sp. FSL H8-0548 genome, one window contains:
- a CDS encoding DUF2357 domain-containing protein: MTGLKETRHQSLSEFFTILQHVFAQLVQAVERINSSPHSKHQVENRVVEAGRLKKTGKESISYLTKRPQLLVQDDKLGFIPMNGQRYYPSHAIETKRHVDYDTNENRFIRWVLLRIASKLKDLKTRLTEKGRLKDPLLARKLNDMQSQLQRLLKLDFLNVKEMRQLSVSLVLQMAPGYREVYRNYLMLMKGLSIQSDLFRLSMKDLAQLYEYWCFLKIHDLLSRKYELLKQDIIKVNRTGVFVTLDKSQKARMVYRNPRNGEIFTLYYNTLPSGEQTPTISQRPDNVLTLKKNDSDAEYKYIFDAKYRLNPAYEGTPYRRDYKLPGPEESDINTMHRYRDAIVYAEGSGKELERSMFGAYVLFPYHNEEQYQEHKFYKSIELINVGALPFLPGSTKLMEAFLDEIIMDSPEKAYERSARPRGTKNYYENKLIGKNVLVGSLREVQQLDDALQLKFYHVPLENISDHKLLTQLEYVALYQSIKKFEPRGETGIHWYGKIVDWKVIRRKEITERPARPGTEEKLYVKFTVSEWVKRDKPIIPGGRGIYTLLYTSKYVFDRALEIAELKLETEEDLRAWREQRRLGPVTVELDHEQVDLASRVLGVGRLSST; this comes from the coding sequence ATAACAGGTCTCAAGGAAACACGCCATCAAAGCTTGAGCGAGTTCTTCACGATCCTTCAGCATGTATTCGCTCAGCTTGTGCAGGCGGTGGAACGGATTAATAGCTCACCTCACTCCAAACATCAAGTGGAGAACCGAGTAGTAGAAGCAGGCCGTTTGAAGAAGACGGGTAAGGAGAGTATTTCCTATCTGACCAAGCGTCCGCAATTGCTCGTACAGGACGATAAGCTTGGTTTTATTCCAATGAACGGACAACGTTATTACCCGAGCCATGCGATTGAGACGAAGAGGCATGTGGATTACGATACGAACGAGAATCGTTTTATTCGTTGGGTTCTGCTCCGTATTGCCAGCAAGCTGAAAGACTTGAAAACTCGCCTAACTGAGAAGGGACGCCTTAAGGATCCATTGCTTGCGCGGAAGCTGAATGATATGCAATCGCAGCTACAACGGCTGCTCAAGCTAGACTTTTTGAACGTTAAGGAGATGAGGCAGCTCTCCGTGTCACTTGTGCTTCAAATGGCGCCGGGATACCGTGAGGTGTATCGTAACTATTTGATGTTGATGAAGGGACTCTCTATCCAGAGTGATCTGTTCCGATTATCGATGAAGGATCTGGCACAGCTATATGAATACTGGTGCTTTCTTAAGATCCATGACTTGCTGAGTCGTAAGTATGAGCTGTTGAAGCAAGACATTATTAAGGTGAACCGCACGGGCGTGTTTGTTACTCTAGACAAATCGCAAAAGGCAAGGATGGTTTACCGTAATCCGCGGAATGGCGAAATATTTACACTTTACTACAACACCTTGCCAAGTGGTGAGCAAACGCCGACGATTTCTCAAAGGCCTGACAATGTGCTGACATTGAAGAAGAACGATTCCGATGCGGAATATAAGTATATTTTTGATGCGAAGTATCGGCTCAATCCAGCGTATGAGGGGACTCCCTACAGAAGGGATTACAAGCTTCCAGGACCGGAGGAGTCGGATATTAACACGATGCATCGATACCGTGACGCTATTGTGTACGCAGAGGGAAGCGGGAAAGAGCTGGAACGCAGCATGTTCGGGGCTTATGTACTTTTTCCCTATCACAACGAGGAGCAGTATCAAGAGCATAAATTTTATAAAAGCATTGAGCTGATTAATGTGGGAGCTCTACCGTTCTTGCCGGGATCCACCAAGCTGATGGAAGCCTTCCTGGATGAGATCATTATGGATAGTCCTGAGAAGGCATACGAGCGATCCGCAAGGCCGCGTGGGACGAAGAATTATTACGAGAACAAGCTTATTGGCAAAAATGTACTGGTAGGCTCGCTTCGAGAAGTACAGCAGCTTGATGATGCACTTCAGCTTAAATTTTATCATGTACCGCTCGAAAATATCTCCGACCACAAGCTGCTCACTCAGCTAGAATACGTGGCACTCTATCAGTCGATCAAGAAGTTTGAGCCACGCGGGGAAACGGGTATACACTGGTACGGTAAGATCGTGGACTGGAAGGTCATACGGCGCAAAGAGATTACCGAGCGGCCAGCAAGACCAGGTACAGAAGAAAAGCTGTATGTGAAGTTTACGGTAAGCGAGTGGGTAAAGCGGGATAAGCCGATCATTCCGGGGGGACGAGGAATCTATACGCTCTTGTACACTTCAAAGTATGTGTTCGACCGAGCTTTAGAGATTGCAGAGCTAAAGCTGGAGACAGAAGAGGATTTACGGGCGTGGCGTGAGCAACGGCGCTTGGGTCCTGTGACAGTTGAGCTCGATCACGAGCAAGTAGATTTGGCTAGTAGGGTACTAGGGGTTGGACGGTTATCTTCAACGTAA
- a CDS encoding 3'-5' exonuclease, whose translation MAYMVPEVIRTSATAGERMLFRTLKEHLADDYVVYYEPEIEGVQLDFVIIGPDLGVVVLEVWNYTRSALLQIDQDEWQLHSSTGRIEAVTNPYKQARDKARHVSNMLKQDPHLLEEKGRQLKFRCGFGTVFTRMEQEDFEKHHLYDVISPQFVLCRDEVDPDEAGFSAELLIEKIHSMFTVWSRSSIILSNEQIQSIRSYLQPEVRISAEYRQQKDDQNQLLLSLHPIKTADLHSENRTNSLTGTRRKAAGASRRIKVLANRAKALAKQHPDWKILVLSDSFSLSTSLRELIDELMDEPEDLFDWLMLEEQKEKKIHEHNVEVYHFHEWLSKKLNARAADVSDIIVKLEKKEAILPSYDVILIDEGQAFDSEWLRLLHYMLRPSLQNTGPETKGRSRIVSMNYRNSAQIVQFAWSFYQKHSRLRSSMQEGSIDGVDIIPPQSTQRKGPEPAILRSNSLKEEMEAVASRIQYLHNDRKVAYAEMAILYRVKNNYHMSYIDLIRKELGLQNLPFHWVAENDADTPHQANDKSKDGVQILAVDQAKGQDFRAVFIVNSENMPLSLEEAEEREVSLFYMAMTRALDWLCISYSGDSKFTLYLDELQQQRKQKKTSVKHMG comes from the coding sequence ATGGCTTACATGGTCCCAGAGGTGATACGGACGAGTGCCACTGCGGGAGAGCGAATGCTGTTTCGAACGCTGAAGGAGCATTTAGCGGATGACTACGTGGTGTATTACGAACCGGAAATCGAAGGGGTACAGCTTGATTTTGTCATCATCGGTCCAGATCTGGGGGTTGTGGTTCTTGAAGTTTGGAACTATACCCGGTCAGCTTTACTGCAAATTGATCAAGACGAATGGCAGCTTCACTCGTCTACGGGACGCATAGAGGCTGTCACCAATCCATATAAGCAAGCTAGGGACAAAGCACGGCATGTCTCGAACATGCTGAAACAAGATCCGCATCTCTTGGAGGAGAAAGGACGCCAGCTCAAATTCCGCTGCGGCTTCGGTACGGTTTTTACGCGAATGGAGCAGGAGGATTTCGAAAAGCACCATTTGTACGACGTCATTTCTCCACAGTTTGTGCTTTGCCGTGACGAGGTTGACCCTGATGAGGCGGGTTTCTCTGCCGAGCTTCTTATCGAAAAAATTCATAGCATGTTTACGGTATGGAGCCGCAGTAGTATTATTTTGTCGAACGAGCAAATTCAGTCCATTCGCTCTTATCTGCAGCCTGAGGTGCGTATCAGCGCCGAATACCGCCAGCAGAAAGACGATCAGAATCAGCTGCTGCTGTCACTGCACCCGATTAAGACGGCGGATTTACATTCGGAAAATAGGACGAACTCGCTCACTGGCACACGCCGTAAGGCAGCAGGCGCCAGTAGACGAATCAAAGTTCTCGCCAATCGAGCCAAAGCGCTTGCCAAGCAGCATCCCGATTGGAAAATCCTTGTCCTGAGCGACAGTTTTTCTTTATCGACAAGCCTGCGGGAGCTCATTGACGAGCTAATGGATGAGCCTGAGGATCTTTTTGACTGGCTCATGCTTGAGGAGCAAAAGGAAAAGAAGATCCACGAGCATAATGTGGAGGTCTATCATTTTCATGAGTGGCTTTCTAAAAAGTTAAATGCCCGAGCTGCCGATGTGTCTGACATTATTGTAAAGCTGGAGAAGAAAGAGGCCATTTTGCCGTCCTACGATGTTATTCTCATTGATGAGGGGCAGGCGTTTGACTCGGAATGGTTGAGGCTGCTTCATTATATGCTGAGGCCAAGCCTACAAAATACAGGCCCTGAAACGAAGGGACGTTCTCGCATCGTATCGATGAACTATCGCAATTCAGCCCAAATCGTACAGTTCGCTTGGAGCTTTTATCAGAAGCATTCGCGTCTGCGAAGCAGCATGCAGGAGGGCTCGATCGATGGAGTCGATATCATCCCTCCCCAAAGCACGCAGCGCAAGGGGCCTGAGCCGGCGATATTACGCAGCAATAGCTTGAAAGAAGAGATGGAGGCTGTCGCAAGCCGCATTCAGTATCTGCATAACGACCGGAAAGTCGCCTATGCGGAAATGGCCATTTTGTACCGTGTAAAAAATAACTATCATATGTCCTATATTGATCTGATTCGCAAGGAGCTAGGGCTTCAAAACCTTCCGTTTCATTGGGTGGCCGAAAATGATGCGGATACGCCGCATCAGGCTAATGACAAATCAAAGGATGGTGTTCAGATCCTGGCCGTTGACCAAGCCAAAGGCCAAGATTTTCGGGCCGTATTCATCGTGAACTCGGAAAATATGCCGCTCTCGCTGGAGGAGGCCGAGGAACGCGAGGTTTCGCTCTTCTATATGGCGATGACCCGGGCGCTGGATTGGTTATGCATCTCCTACAGCGGGGATTCGAAGTTCACGCTTTATCTGGACGAGCTCCAGCAGCAGCGGAAGCAGAAAAAAACGTCCGTAAAGCATATGGGCTAA
- a CDS encoding DNA sulfur modification protein DndB has protein sequence MKLPAIRGEIGVWKYYVSTMSFSDIANHVKEINDELHKSTTLSKMIQRSITDNYKKITSYILNQNERFFNSLVLAVYDGNPEWVEVEISYEDGEEFFNMGFLKLSGTEKIFPVDGQHRAEGIKKALEEDSNLADQRVPVIFIGHSTDEEGMQTTRRLFSTLNRYAKPVSMRDIIALDEDDVVAIVTRELLVNYPLFKNERVFDSKGKPIPENNKKAFTSVITLYDCNKELLKQFKTIQGIRTPLSDYQRLRPTDDDIEAFKVYVFNYWRLFSENLNVIKEFTSSDGDTAAEAFRNRDTGGHLLFRPIGLLPFVTATLEIKRRNEQSSIEEVMSNFNNINMTLNDRPWIKFLWNDHEKKVISGDNQLVKLLLLYMYNPELLRENEMNSLDAKYKGKIGDTLEALDVLQQIRT, from the coding sequence ATGAAATTGCCAGCGATTAGAGGAGAAATAGGTGTTTGGAAATATTATGTATCAACTATGAGCTTCTCTGATATAGCAAATCATGTTAAGGAAATTAATGATGAATTGCATAAATCGACTACTCTAAGTAAGATGATTCAACGTAGCATCACAGATAACTACAAAAAAATTACAAGTTACATATTAAATCAGAATGAACGTTTTTTCAATTCACTTGTACTCGCTGTTTATGACGGAAATCCTGAATGGGTAGAAGTTGAGATTAGTTATGAAGATGGTGAAGAATTTTTCAATATGGGCTTTTTAAAGCTTTCTGGTACAGAAAAGATTTTTCCTGTAGATGGACAGCATCGCGCTGAAGGCATAAAAAAAGCACTTGAAGAAGACAGTAACTTAGCAGACCAGAGAGTGCCTGTTATCTTTATTGGACACAGTACTGATGAAGAAGGCATGCAAACAACAAGAAGACTATTTAGCACATTAAACAGATACGCTAAGCCTGTGAGTATGAGGGATATAATAGCACTAGACGAAGACGATGTTGTAGCAATTGTCACTAGAGAACTTTTGGTCAATTACCCTTTATTTAAAAATGAACGAGTGTTTGACTCAAAGGGTAAACCTATACCTGAAAATAATAAGAAAGCTTTTACATCGGTAATCACACTGTATGATTGCAATAAAGAACTATTAAAACAATTCAAGACTATACAAGGCATTAGGACACCTCTTTCCGATTACCAAAGGCTACGTCCCACTGACGATGATATTGAGGCATTTAAAGTTTACGTTTTTAATTATTGGCGCTTATTTAGCGAAAATTTAAATGTAATTAAAGAATTCACATCATCTGATGGAGATACAGCGGCAGAAGCCTTCCGAAACAGGGATACTGGTGGACATTTGCTATTCAGACCTATTGGTTTATTACCATTTGTCACTGCAACGTTAGAAATAAAAAGAAGAAACGAACAGTCGTCAATAGAAGAAGTTATGAGTAATTTTAATAACATTAATATGACTTTAAACGATCGTCCATGGATTAAATTTCTCTGGAATGACCACGAGAAAAAGGTAATCTCTGGTGATAACCAATTAGTTAAACTTTTATTGCTTTACATGTACAATCCAGAATTATTAAGAGAGAACGAAATGAATAGCCTTGACGCAAAATATAAAGGTAAAATAGGTGATACACTTGAGGCACTCGATGTATTACAACAGATTAGGACATAA
- a CDS encoding IS256 family transposase, whose product MFIGESRDASVAALLETILNQVLKAQATEQLAASEYERTPERQGQRNGSYSRSLTTRVGSITLQIPRFRDDTFSTELFKRYQRSEQALMVTLMELVVQGVSTRKVARVTEELCGRAFSKSTVSDLCKQLDPIVQAWNNRSLKEMVYPFVTVDAMYVKVREDGRIRSRGVFIGYGVNSDGNREILGLAIGDIESEASWGAFFSRLKERGLHGVDCITSDTNGGLVKAIRQHFQGVTWQRCQAHFMRNIMDAAPKTLQTSIKGMVRSIFEATDAEVARKCLKETLAAFQEKAPKAMDTLENGFDDATAMLIYPEEYRVRLRTSNGIERVNGEIRRRERVIRIFPNREAVVRMIGAVLMEIEEHWETSRKFMDMTAYHEWRKKR is encoded by the coding sequence CTGTTTATCGGAGAATCTCGAGATGCGAGCGTAGCTGCCCTGCTCGAGACCATCTTGAATCAAGTCTTGAAAGCCCAAGCGACAGAGCAATTAGCCGCTTCCGAGTATGAACGTACACCTGAACGGCAAGGCCAACGGAATGGAAGCTACTCTCGAAGCCTTACGACACGGGTGGGCAGTATTACCTTGCAGATCCCGCGGTTTAGAGACGACACGTTTTCGACGGAGCTATTTAAACGTTACCAGCGTAGTGAGCAAGCCCTTATGGTCACGTTGATGGAGCTTGTGGTTCAGGGCGTCTCCACTCGCAAAGTCGCTCGTGTTACGGAAGAACTCTGTGGACGAGCGTTTTCAAAATCCACCGTCAGTGATTTATGCAAGCAACTTGATCCCATCGTTCAGGCATGGAATAACCGCTCGCTGAAGGAAATGGTTTATCCGTTTGTTACCGTAGATGCAATGTATGTGAAAGTACGGGAAGACGGCCGAATCCGATCACGAGGCGTCTTTATTGGCTATGGTGTGAATAGCGACGGTAATCGAGAAATTCTCGGTCTTGCGATCGGTGATATCGAGTCTGAAGCCAGCTGGGGCGCTTTCTTTAGCCGCTTAAAGGAGCGCGGATTGCATGGCGTCGATTGCATCACGAGTGATACGAATGGCGGCTTGGTGAAGGCGATTCGTCAACATTTTCAAGGGGTCACCTGGCAACGATGCCAGGCCCATTTTATGCGAAACATCATGGATGCTGCCCCAAAAACACTACAAACCAGCATTAAAGGGATGGTCCGTTCGATCTTTGAAGCAACCGATGCAGAAGTTGCACGAAAATGTTTGAAGGAAACGTTAGCCGCTTTTCAAGAGAAAGCGCCAAAGGCGATGGATACGCTCGAGAACGGCTTTGACGATGCAACGGCCATGCTGATCTATCCCGAGGAGTACCGCGTCCGACTGCGGACTTCAAACGGCATTGAACGTGTGAACGGTGAAATTCGTCGACGTGAACGCGTGATTCGCATCTTTCCAAATCGAGAAGCCGTGGTACGCATGATTGGGGCTGTGCTCATGGAAATTGAAGAACACTGGGAAACCAGCCGCAAATTCATGGACATGACTGCCTACCATGAATGGCGAAAAAAACGTTGA
- a CDS encoding ATP-binding protein: MKNRKTLTLIMIAVTLLTTYFVLQSFRIFDSNTFVAKNGVLSLQHWDWQNEKTIALDGEWDFYPNELIVPSPDEDVFERYKNKRQSILVPTAWDRNLAESATPYGTGTYRLLIHVPEDDLYGVKLNTIRNANKVYLNGEELGSAGVPSKSTEEYRFDYKKYIVLGNSGNKQIELVILVANYDYAVGGIVSSLQFGLADQILAKQGREKFIEAFLISGYFLFSFIYFTTYLQHKRKFRYELYFSLFSLAQAVHISTINERWIYLLFPELSPASQLGIQAVSLTLFVLFFLLFVYHFFNMSASKRIVTALSTILGFQALAVFVLSMTIDLMVKVPFPFIQLIISGTTAIGYVYIFIMLLKAYKQKTDESDYVLIVVFAFAVYGILLAIVLLFDVDIEVPSLLLFLIMVMSLALLMSHRSQQAYNKVEELSNELLEFDRMKDDFLVKTSHELGTPLHGIMNLSQSLLEGVEGPLKRKQQESVILIHSVSRRLAGLVKDLLFISKIKQGEMSFTSRPVEIRIIEEVLAEIAYVMPPTLPVQLINTIPENLPLVYTDEQKLKQVFFNLIYNAIKFTKQGTITISAQIIEEQMHISVEDTGPGIASDYQELIFTTFYQVESSRTRKSEGLGLGLSITKKIVESAGGRIWVTSEIGKGSCFTFTIPLATNQQLLGFNEINNHKMNEQVTSTQMKNREMKQSQVILPTKVKGSKPHTILVVDDEPANLKVLINMLHSLHYNVIAVGSGQEALDIIETEKVDLLILDLMMPHMTGYEVCKTIRQKQDLVDLPVIILTAAGQLSDLVVSFQLGANDYLQKPVNSKELEMRIESLLLMKKSAQDAVEHELSYFYAQITPHFLYNTLNAIISLSWSDQNKTQTALEHLSTYFRGKLDYQKQRSLVPLEEEIQLVMAYLAIEQLRFEERLHIEYNIDKTIQTYIPAMTLQPLVENAVTHGIIKSEKGGTLRLSIEREQQHIKITIEDNGVGIPLEKQQELMRGRNERLGFTNPFRKLSLIKGARFQMNSEVGKGTTIIIHMLEIKENRQLL; the protein is encoded by the coding sequence GTGAAAAATAGAAAGACGCTCACTCTAATTATGATCGCTGTCACTCTCTTAACAACGTACTTTGTCCTTCAATCATTTCGTATATTCGACTCCAATACATTCGTGGCGAAAAATGGTGTTCTTTCATTGCAGCATTGGGATTGGCAGAATGAAAAAACTATAGCGCTTGATGGAGAATGGGACTTCTATCCAAATGAGTTAATTGTGCCAAGCCCGGATGAGGATGTCTTTGAACGTTATAAGAACAAACGCCAATCCATTCTAGTACCTACAGCGTGGGATCGCAATCTAGCTGAGAGCGCTACTCCTTATGGGACAGGGACGTATCGCTTGCTTATTCATGTTCCGGAGGATGATCTTTACGGTGTAAAGCTGAATACGATTCGAAATGCCAATAAAGTGTATTTAAACGGGGAAGAGCTTGGCTCAGCAGGTGTTCCTTCAAAAAGCACCGAAGAATATCGCTTTGATTACAAAAAATATATCGTTTTGGGAAATAGCGGGAATAAACAAATAGAACTTGTTATACTAGTTGCCAATTATGACTATGCTGTTGGTGGGATTGTCAGTTCGCTCCAATTCGGTCTAGCCGATCAAATATTAGCAAAACAAGGCCGTGAAAAATTCATTGAAGCCTTTCTCATTTCCGGCTATTTTCTGTTTTCATTTATATACTTTACGACATATTTACAACACAAACGAAAATTCCGGTATGAGCTCTATTTCAGTCTATTCAGTTTAGCGCAAGCTGTACATATATCTACGATAAATGAAAGATGGATCTACTTACTATTTCCGGAGCTCAGCCCAGCCTCACAACTAGGAATTCAAGCCGTTTCACTTACACTTTTCGTATTGTTTTTCCTACTATTTGTTTATCATTTCTTCAACATGTCTGCCAGCAAAAGGATCGTCACTGCATTAAGTACAATCTTAGGATTCCAAGCCTTGGCAGTGTTTGTGTTAAGCATGACCATTGATCTAATGGTAAAGGTTCCATTTCCGTTCATTCAACTCATTATTTCAGGGACTACTGCTATTGGTTATGTGTATATTTTTATTATGCTGCTAAAAGCCTATAAGCAAAAAACGGATGAGTCCGACTATGTGCTGATCGTTGTTTTCGCTTTTGCTGTTTATGGTATTCTACTTGCAATTGTCCTGCTATTTGATGTGGATATCGAAGTGCCGTCACTTCTTTTATTTTTAATTATGGTGATGAGCTTGGCGCTACTAATGAGTCACCGGTCACAGCAGGCATATAATAAAGTGGAGGAACTGTCTAATGAATTACTTGAATTCGACCGAATGAAGGATGATTTTCTAGTCAAAACATCTCACGAGCTCGGCACTCCGCTCCACGGCATTATGAATCTTTCTCAATCGCTGCTGGAGGGTGTAGAGGGGCCTTTAAAAAGAAAACAGCAAGAAAGTGTTATTTTGATACACTCGGTTAGTAGAAGATTGGCAGGCCTAGTTAAGGATCTTTTATTTATTTCTAAAATAAAGCAAGGTGAGATGTCTTTTACATCCCGACCGGTCGAAATTCGAATTATTGAGGAAGTGCTCGCTGAGATTGCCTATGTTATGCCGCCCACTCTGCCTGTTCAATTGATCAATACGATCCCAGAAAATTTGCCGCTTGTCTACACCGATGAGCAAAAGCTAAAGCAAGTTTTCTTCAATCTGATCTACAATGCGATTAAATTCACCAAGCAGGGAACGATCACGATCTCAGCTCAAATCATAGAGGAACAGATGCACATATCGGTTGAGGATACAGGTCCAGGTATTGCTTCAGATTACCAAGAACTCATATTTACTACCTTTTATCAAGTTGAAAGCAGCCGGACTAGGAAATCAGAAGGACTTGGTTTGGGATTAAGCATTACCAAGAAAATTGTGGAGAGTGCAGGCGGACGTATTTGGGTAACTTCTGAAATAGGTAAAGGCTCATGCTTCACTTTTACGATCCCACTGGCTACTAATCAGCAGCTATTAGGGTTTAATGAAATAAACAATCACAAAATGAACGAACAAGTTACGTCTACCCAAATGAAAAATCGGGAGATGAAGCAGTCGCAGGTTATCCTGCCAACAAAAGTAAAAGGATCAAAACCGCATACGATATTAGTTGTAGATGACGAGCCTGCCAACTTGAAGGTGCTTATTAATATGCTCCATTCACTTCATTATAACGTAATTGCAGTAGGCAGCGGGCAGGAAGCACTCGACATCATTGAAACAGAAAAAGTGGATCTATTAATTTTAGATTTAATGATGCCCCATATGACGGGATATGAGGTTTGCAAAACGATCAGACAGAAGCAAGACTTAGTAGATTTGCCTGTCATCATATTAACAGCAGCAGGACAATTGTCTGACTTAGTTGTATCCTTCCAATTAGGAGCCAATGATTACTTGCAAAAGCCTGTTAATTCAAAGGAATTAGAGATGCGGATCGAGTCCTTATTATTAATGAAAAAGTCAGCGCAGGATGCTGTGGAGCATGAACTCAGCTACTTTTATGCTCAGATTACACCGCATTTTTTATACAACACACTCAATGCGATTATTTCGCTAAGTTGGTCTGACCAGAATAAAACTCAAACTGCATTAGAACATCTTTCTACCTATTTCCGAGGAAAGCTGGATTACCAGAAGCAGCGCTCACTCGTCCCTTTGGAGGAAGAAATACAATTAGTGATGGCTTACCTAGCAATAGAACAATTGCGCTTCGAAGAAAGGCTTCATATCGAATATAATATCGACAAAACGATTCAAACCTATATCCCGGCAATGACACTGCAGCCGCTAGTGGAAAATGCTGTTACTCATGGGATAATCAAAAGTGAAAAAGGTGGAACGCTGCGTCTTTCTATCGAGCGGGAACAGCAGCATATCAAAATCACGATAGAGGATAATGGTGTAGGGATTCCTCTAGAAAAGCAGCAAGAGCTAATGCGTGGTCGAAATGAGCGATTGGGCTTCACAAATCCATTTAGAAAGCTTTCACTTATTAAAGGAGCTCGTTTTCAAATGAACAGTGAAGTGGGCAAAGGAACAACGATCATCATTCATATGCTCGAGATCAAAGAAAATAGGCAGTTGTTGTAA